From Myxococcus stipitatus, one genomic window encodes:
- a CDS encoding sigma-54-dependent transcriptional regulator, with protein sequence MSESLRGSVLLVDDDPAVAKVLGALLAQVGLTTHSARDGREALALLERKAVDVVVSDVRMPGMDGMTLLSEVSRGWPDVPVILLTAHGTVPLAVEAMKAGAADFVLKPFDREELLFTIRKALVRAQGEASREPARLGGGFVGDSRGLAQVQALLAKAASGTATVLLRGESGTGKELAAKAVHDHSPRRAGPFVKLHCAALPDTLLESELFGYEKGAFTGAATRKPGRVELAHGGTLFLDEVGDISPAVQVKLLRVIQERELERLGGTQTVKVDVRFVAATHQPLEELVKAGRFREDLFYRLNVVPVWLPPLRQRPDDIAPLARHFLDVHAKANGRPPFTLTPDALAVLQAQPWPGNVRQLQNFLERLVVLSDGQELTGADVTRELARQPGLSTLSGPASDAAPAAPPPVGTDAARTLESQRKDVEKQALVDALKRASDNRTLAARLLGISRRTLYNKLEEHGLV encoded by the coding sequence GTGAGCGAGTCGTTGAGGGGAAGCGTGCTGTTGGTGGATGACGACCCGGCGGTGGCCAAGGTGCTGGGCGCGCTGCTGGCCCAGGTGGGGCTGACGACGCACTCGGCGAGGGACGGACGCGAGGCGCTCGCGCTGCTGGAGCGCAAGGCCGTGGACGTGGTGGTGAGCGACGTGCGCATGCCCGGCATGGACGGCATGACGCTGCTCTCCGAGGTCTCCCGCGGCTGGCCGGACGTCCCCGTCATCCTGCTCACCGCGCATGGCACCGTGCCGCTCGCGGTGGAGGCGATGAAGGCGGGCGCGGCGGACTTCGTGCTCAAGCCCTTCGACCGGGAGGAGCTGCTCTTCACCATCCGCAAGGCGCTCGTGCGCGCCCAGGGCGAGGCGTCACGCGAGCCCGCGCGGCTGGGCGGCGGCTTCGTCGGCGACAGCCGGGGCCTCGCGCAGGTGCAGGCCCTGCTGGCGAAGGCCGCGTCGGGCACCGCCACCGTGCTGCTGCGCGGCGAGTCCGGCACCGGCAAGGAGCTGGCCGCCAAGGCGGTGCACGACCACAGCCCCCGGCGCGCGGGCCCCTTCGTGAAGCTGCACTGCGCGGCCCTGCCGGACACCCTGCTGGAGAGCGAGCTGTTCGGCTACGAGAAGGGCGCCTTCACCGGCGCGGCCACGCGCAAGCCCGGCCGCGTCGAGCTGGCGCACGGCGGCACGCTGTTCCTGGACGAGGTGGGCGACATCTCCCCCGCGGTGCAGGTGAAGCTGCTGCGCGTCATCCAGGAGCGCGAGCTGGAGCGGCTGGGCGGCACGCAGACGGTGAAGGTGGACGTGCGCTTCGTGGCGGCCACGCACCAACCGCTGGAGGAGTTGGTGAAGGCGGGCCGCTTCCGCGAGGACCTCTTCTACCGGCTCAACGTGGTGCCGGTGTGGCTGCCGCCCCTGCGCCAGCGCCCCGACGACATCGCGCCGCTCGCGCGCCACTTCCTCGACGTGCACGCGAAGGCCAACGGCCGCCCGCCCTTCACCCTCACCCCCGACGCGCTCGCGGTGCTCCAGGCCCAGCCGTGGCCCGGCAACGTGCGCCAGCTCCAGAACTTCCTCGAGCGGCTGGTGGTGCTGTCGGACGGACAGGAGCTGACCGGGGCGGACGTGACGCGCGAGCTGGCGCGCCAGCCGGGCCTCTCCACCCTGTCGGGCCCGGCCTCGGACGCCGCGCCCGCGGCGCCGCCCCCGGTGGGCACGGACGCCGCGCGCACGCTGGAGTCCCAGCGCAAGGACGTGGAGAAGCAGGCGCTGGTGGACGCGCTGAAGCGCGCGAGCGACAACCGCACGCTGGCCGCGCGCCTGCTGGGCATCAGCCGGCGCACGCTCTACAACAAGCTGGAGGAGCACGGCCTCGTGTAG
- a CDS encoding WS/DGAT/MGAT family O-acyltransferase yields the protein MGLGHERMSSVDALWFHMEEPDNLMMITSVLGFDGRMDFARLRELVRTRLVERYPRFRQRVVVSRLGTPSWVDAEDFDLDAHLVRLPVPSADEPGALEALVGQWMSTPLERSRPLWQLHVLEGAPGGDVLLSRVHHCLADGIALARVLLTLSDDGDDSAVAEAPASRPAVVGLEKWTRRALSAAGTARAVLRKGAELVAEPILAGDLMRQGALGALALGKLMAIPPDPRTPLHGPLGVHKRAAWSASLSLERVKALGRALDGTVNDVLLATLAGALRRYLESLDVAPEDLHALVPVNLRPLDVPVPRELGNRFGVVFLRLPVHIEEPRRRLRELSRRMLAVKRSPEAVVTFSALELLGLTPAPLERAVVDLFGSKATLVATNVPGPRRPVTLAGARLRELTFWVPQTGHLGLGVSLFSYAGQVTVGVASDAERVPEPGALVRAFHEEFEALSSLAA from the coding sequence ATGGGGCTGGGACACGAGCGGATGTCGAGCGTGGACGCGCTCTGGTTCCACATGGAGGAGCCCGACAACCTGATGATGATCACCTCCGTGCTCGGCTTCGACGGACGGATGGACTTCGCGCGCCTGCGCGAGCTGGTGCGCACGCGCCTGGTGGAGCGCTACCCGCGCTTCCGGCAGCGCGTGGTGGTCAGCCGGTTGGGCACCCCGTCCTGGGTGGACGCGGAGGACTTCGACCTGGACGCGCACCTGGTGCGGCTGCCCGTGCCCTCGGCGGACGAGCCGGGGGCGCTCGAGGCGCTGGTGGGGCAGTGGATGAGCACGCCGTTGGAGCGCTCGCGTCCGCTGTGGCAGCTGCACGTCCTGGAGGGCGCGCCCGGCGGCGACGTGCTGCTGTCGCGGGTGCACCACTGTCTGGCGGACGGCATCGCGCTGGCGCGCGTGCTGCTGACGCTCTCCGACGATGGGGACGACTCGGCGGTGGCGGAGGCGCCCGCGTCACGTCCGGCGGTGGTGGGCCTGGAGAAGTGGACGCGGCGGGCGCTGTCCGCGGCGGGCACGGCGCGCGCGGTGCTGCGCAAGGGCGCGGAGCTGGTGGCCGAGCCCATCCTCGCCGGGGACCTGATGCGCCAGGGCGCGCTCGGGGCCCTCGCGCTGGGCAAGCTGATGGCGATTCCCCCGGACCCGCGCACGCCGCTGCACGGCCCCCTGGGCGTGCACAAGCGCGCGGCCTGGTCCGCGAGCCTCTCCCTGGAGCGGGTGAAGGCGCTGGGGCGCGCGCTGGATGGCACCGTGAACGACGTGCTGCTGGCGACGCTGGCGGGGGCGCTGCGGCGCTACCTGGAGTCGCTCGACGTGGCGCCGGAGGACCTGCACGCCCTGGTCCCGGTGAACCTGCGTCCCCTGGACGTGCCGGTGCCCCGGGAGCTGGGCAACCGCTTCGGCGTGGTGTTCCTGCGGCTGCCCGTCCACATCGAGGAGCCCCGGCGCCGGCTGCGGGAGCTGTCCCGGCGCATGCTGGCGGTGAAGCGCTCGCCGGAGGCGGTGGTGACGTTCAGCGCGCTGGAGTTGCTGGGGCTGACGCCGGCCCCGCTGGAGCGCGCGGTGGTGGACCTGTTCGGCTCCAAGGCCACGCTCGTCGCGACGAACGTGCCCGGCCCCCGGCGGCCCGTGACGCTGGCGGGCGCGCGGCTGCGCGAGCTGACGTTCTGGGTGCCCCAGACGGGACACCTGGGCCTGGGGGTGAGCCTGTTCAGCTACGCGGGCCAGGTGACGGTGGGCGTGGCGTCGGACGCGGAGCGGGTGCCCGAGCCCGGGGCCCTCGTGCGCGCCTTCCACGAGGAGTTCGAGGCGCTGTCCTCGCTCGCGGCCTGA
- a CDS encoding ATP-binding protein translates to MTGAMWISLATCAGQLALAGLALARVGRSPLALPLSLLSIALSTWNFTHFAMERSDEPAWRLVGFAAALMTVPCTLHFSLAFVGRRRRSAWAMFGTYAVFGALATAMLVALGTPALARTILTLRFGLTVTALVVPPLGGAFALLVWHLRGARRPDERARAGLVVLGLTLLVALLLTELAVELGLRQVPRLGNLGTLLGLPVMAIASLRFDLFGRDETAPRMALHAVVLAGGGVLAYLTGFQLFAGETGVLVMFTTAITFALLAATRRGVTAYVTRGERMERLATLGRFSAQMAHDLKNPIAAMKGAAQYLKEEHARGQSWDGHGEFLDLMLEQVERLGRVVDTYQRLARVEPLPRPVDLGRLVETVLSLQAFANPGRVVLARQLEADLPPCAGDADLLANALENLVRNGLEAMPDGGTLTVRALRDGTRVALEVRDTGDGMDARTRERAFDDFFTTKASGSGLGLAFVRRVVEAHGGEVVLTSREGHGTVVRLRLPVDTGHTDEGARGEAA, encoded by the coding sequence ATGACGGGCGCGATGTGGATCAGCCTGGCCACCTGCGCGGGGCAGCTCGCCCTGGCGGGGCTGGCGCTCGCGCGCGTGGGCCGCAGTCCGTTGGCCCTGCCGCTGTCGTTGCTGTCCATCGCGCTGTCCACGTGGAACTTCACCCACTTCGCCATGGAGCGCTCGGACGAGCCGGCCTGGCGGCTGGTGGGCTTCGCCGCCGCGCTGATGACGGTGCCGTGCACGCTGCACTTCAGCCTCGCCTTCGTGGGCCGGCGACGGCGCTCGGCGTGGGCCATGTTCGGCACGTACGCCGTCTTCGGCGCCCTGGCCACGGCGATGCTCGTCGCGCTGGGCACGCCCGCGCTGGCGAGGACGATTCTCACGCTGCGCTTCGGCCTCACCGTCACCGCCCTGGTGGTGCCTCCGCTGGGGGGCGCGTTCGCCCTGCTGGTGTGGCACCTGCGCGGCGCGCGGCGGCCGGACGAGCGCGCCCGCGCGGGCCTGGTGGTGCTGGGCCTGACGCTGCTGGTGGCGCTGCTGTTGACGGAGCTGGCGGTGGAGCTGGGGCTGCGGCAAGTGCCGAGGCTCGGCAACCTGGGCACCCTGCTGGGCCTGCCGGTGATGGCCATCGCGTCGCTGCGCTTCGACCTCTTCGGGCGCGACGAGACCGCGCCGCGCATGGCGCTGCACGCGGTGGTGCTCGCGGGGGGCGGCGTGCTGGCCTACCTCACCGGCTTCCAGCTCTTCGCCGGCGAGACGGGCGTGCTGGTGATGTTCACCACGGCCATCACCTTCGCGCTGCTGGCGGCGACCCGGCGGGGCGTCACCGCCTACGTCACGCGCGGCGAGCGCATGGAGCGGCTGGCCACGCTGGGCCGCTTCTCAGCGCAGATGGCGCACGACCTGAAGAACCCCATCGCGGCGATGAAGGGCGCGGCGCAATACCTCAAGGAGGAGCACGCGCGCGGCCAGTCCTGGGACGGGCACGGCGAGTTCCTGGACCTGATGCTGGAGCAGGTGGAGCGGTTGGGCCGGGTGGTGGACACGTACCAGCGGCTCGCGCGCGTGGAGCCGCTGCCGCGTCCGGTGGACCTGGGGCGGCTGGTGGAGACGGTGCTGTCGCTCCAGGCCTTCGCGAACCCCGGCCGCGTGGTGCTGGCGCGGCAGCTGGAGGCGGACCTGCCGCCCTGCGCGGGCGACGCGGACCTGCTGGCCAACGCCCTGGAGAACCTGGTGCGCAACGGCCTGGAGGCCATGCCCGACGGCGGCACCCTCACCGTGCGCGCGCTGCGCGACGGGACACGGGTCGCCCTCGAGGTGCGGGACACCGGCGACGGCATGGACGCGCGCACGCGGGAGCGCGCCTTCGACGACTTCTTCACCACCAAGGCCTCCGGCAGCGGCCTGGGCCTGGCCTTCGTCCGACGCGTGGTGGAGGCCCATGGCGGCGAGGTGGTCCTGACAAGCAGGGAAGGTCACGGTACCGTCGTCCGCCTGCGCCTGCCGGTGGACACCGGGCACACCGACGAAGGCGCCCGAGGAGAAGCCGCGTGA
- a CDS encoding class I SAM-dependent methyltransferase, with protein MPNLLDLPRQALMDLRSRLSHLPLVSQLPLRNVVPDSLSLSSPAPQDSALADPARVLAWQKACERYVRPGQAVMDVCSGTGLRTFLAASRRPRRLYAVDGTRLLDTAQWVARRNGLDNIDFVRSHPWHYQPPEKMDVLLHELLGDALFDAGMVPRMLDLRSRLLKPGGRILPNRFEVFMEPVQLRDEACIPFIWSQRFPSVDYSCLQTLREAMNPSYFTRVVRSYEVDHLLCDPEPAFAFDLETMTVDGLPHRVRLERPVVEGGRVDGICLFYKVAFDAELSFTVSPLRGQNHAGMTLLRTDSREFERFDTLSFEVELADPTDVRTWRWHLR; from the coding sequence ATGCCCAATCTTCTCGACCTGCCTCGCCAGGCATTGATGGACCTCCGCTCGAGGCTGAGCCACCTCCCACTGGTCTCCCAGCTCCCGTTGCGCAACGTGGTGCCGGACAGCCTCTCGTTGTCGAGTCCCGCGCCGCAGGACTCGGCGCTGGCGGACCCGGCGCGGGTGCTGGCCTGGCAGAAGGCGTGCGAGCGGTATGTCCGGCCGGGGCAAGCGGTGATGGACGTGTGCTCCGGCACGGGGTTGCGCACGTTCCTGGCGGCGTCGCGGCGGCCCCGGCGGCTGTACGCGGTGGACGGTACGCGGCTGTTGGACACGGCGCAGTGGGTGGCGCGGCGCAACGGGTTGGACAACATCGACTTCGTGCGCTCGCACCCGTGGCACTACCAGCCGCCGGAGAAGATGGACGTGCTGCTGCACGAGCTGCTGGGCGACGCGCTGTTCGACGCGGGGATGGTGCCGAGGATGCTGGACCTGCGCTCGCGGCTGCTCAAGCCCGGGGGGCGCATCCTCCCCAACCGCTTCGAGGTCTTCATGGAGCCGGTGCAGCTGCGCGACGAGGCGTGCATCCCCTTCATCTGGAGCCAGCGCTTCCCCAGCGTGGACTACAGCTGCCTGCAGACGCTGCGCGAGGCGATGAACCCGTCCTACTTCACGCGCGTGGTGCGTTCGTACGAGGTGGACCACCTCTTGTGCGACCCGGAGCCGGCCTTCGCCTTCGACCTGGAGACGATGACCGTCGACGGCCTGCCGCACCGGGTGCGCCTGGAGCGGCCCGTGGTGGAGGGCGGGCGGGTGGATGGCATCTGCCTCTTCTACAAGGTGGCCTTCGACGCGGAGCTGTCCTTCACCGTGTCGCCCCTGCGTGGGCAGAACCACGCGGGCATGACGCTCCTGCGCACCGACTCGCGCGAGTTCGAGCGCTTCGACACGCTCTCCTTCGAGGTGGAGCTGGCGGACCCCACCGACGTGCGCACCTGGCGCTGGCACTTGCGCTGA
- a CDS encoding aminotransferase class I/II-fold pyridoxal phosphate-dependent enzyme produces MPTYPASPREAFHLLRALSEDLAHPERRARARVELRELAELARERPESAPLRLVTVTVAAGASQERLELFLLPSIFAPEAWAYTFLEGLLNVPLDEYAGKRLVEVGAGSGWICIALAKFTRLSHIHGADLNPHSPVVARCNAWLNGDETLVSRLSFGESDLLRGVASEPPWDFVVGCIPQVLRTEELPAELSQADEQALYDLSNYCTLQNVYEDHFGLGLIAKLLDEVPERLAPTGRLLLNLAGRPGRPIIERMFTRRGFTTRVRVARRVMQAADTDIRPLVALEQRTGREFEFFMEARSPEPLRAATALGWLQAGHPVWHEVAVWEAHLTRPRETLALRQALRELGASALQEELDLGATSPEQLGFVAALAGRLAKGPLLPYAHEAGDASFRTQVARYLERYFGLRLAKEEVFVAPEREQAVYSLLMATCDPGDEVLVSRNLHPLYARALEKAGVRATVTHSTLSEIRRLVSAFDVKMVLLTVEKGERTNLAVLRDILAETARRGIWVVLDESAFFNITGEVEPLTLFEFLAREPYSPNLVVLYGLVKNAVWPDLELTLLLPVPAPLRGDLEVAAEVTYSRISTLAQWFYERTFADLLSFRISFAEPEAPGPRGAPVTTLPRSERIRRLERYPAFAPKVFQEDDAELVRLDYGENEGPLPQPLIEGLVAAAAAPRESGAQTGLSEAVAAFLLETRASRYVPEELVVAPGVWPLIHHLGVALRKRLGRAPRVFVATPCYGVLAPTFVSAGCEVEQGPLAQLLSRRGQGAGAPDAVVVSQPSNPTGVYVAREELVALASYVVEQRCLLVSDEIFGLVNLTSPTAETVHSPVTLEGAVPGVGARTVVLGGLSKEFAAGGLRVGWLATRDRALAAAVREAGPGVLHLVTARAAAYLYAAYARGPEGQLLYPSRHRALRAFLTKMRRELAELRERITEALPGEGRAEVGDVGGLFVAPRVTAWLGREVDGETLTPENLPRVLYAHTHVVVNGGPWCGDPERVRAVFSIPREKLLQACERLKAFGAKLGPTGAKGP; encoded by the coding sequence ATGCCGACCTACCCCGCGTCCCCCCGAGAAGCCTTCCACCTGCTGCGCGCACTCTCCGAGGACCTGGCCCACCCCGAGCGTCGCGCCCGGGCGCGGGTGGAGTTGCGTGAGCTGGCGGAGCTGGCGAGGGAGCGCCCCGAGTCCGCGCCGCTGCGGTTGGTGACGGTGACGGTGGCGGCGGGGGCGTCCCAGGAGCGGCTGGAGCTGTTCCTGCTGCCGTCCATCTTCGCCCCGGAGGCGTGGGCCTATACCTTCCTGGAGGGACTGCTGAACGTCCCGCTGGACGAGTACGCCGGCAAGCGGCTGGTGGAGGTGGGCGCGGGCTCCGGGTGGATCTGCATCGCGCTGGCGAAGTTCACGCGGCTTTCGCACATCCACGGCGCGGACCTCAATCCGCACTCGCCGGTGGTGGCGCGCTGTAACGCCTGGCTCAACGGAGACGAGACGCTCGTCTCACGCCTGTCCTTCGGCGAGAGCGACCTGCTGCGCGGGGTGGCGTCCGAGCCGCCGTGGGACTTCGTGGTGGGGTGCATTCCCCAGGTGCTGCGCACGGAGGAGCTGCCGGCGGAGCTGTCCCAGGCGGACGAGCAGGCGCTCTACGACTTGTCCAACTACTGCACGTTGCAGAACGTGTACGAGGACCACTTCGGGCTGGGGCTCATCGCGAAGCTGCTGGACGAGGTGCCGGAGCGGCTGGCGCCCACGGGGCGGCTGTTGCTCAACCTGGCGGGGCGTCCAGGCCGGCCCATCATCGAGCGCATGTTCACCCGTCGCGGCTTCACCACGCGGGTGCGCGTGGCGCGGCGGGTGATGCAGGCGGCGGACACGGACATCCGCCCGCTGGTGGCGCTGGAGCAGCGCACCGGGCGCGAGTTCGAGTTCTTCATGGAGGCGCGCAGCCCGGAGCCGCTGCGCGCGGCCACGGCGTTGGGGTGGCTGCAGGCGGGGCACCCGGTGTGGCACGAGGTCGCGGTGTGGGAGGCGCACCTGACGCGGCCGCGCGAGACGCTGGCCCTGCGGCAGGCGCTGCGGGAGCTGGGCGCGTCGGCGCTGCAGGAGGAGCTGGACCTGGGGGCCACGTCGCCGGAGCAGCTGGGCTTCGTCGCGGCGCTGGCGGGGCGGCTGGCGAAGGGGCCCCTGCTGCCGTACGCGCACGAGGCGGGGGACGCGTCGTTCCGCACGCAGGTGGCCCGCTACCTGGAGCGCTACTTCGGCCTGCGGCTGGCGAAGGAGGAGGTGTTCGTCGCGCCCGAGCGGGAGCAGGCGGTGTACTCGCTGCTCATGGCGACGTGTGACCCGGGCGACGAGGTGCTGGTGTCGCGCAACCTGCATCCGCTCTACGCGCGGGCGCTGGAGAAGGCGGGCGTGCGAGCCACGGTGACGCACAGCACGCTGTCGGAGATTCGCCGGCTGGTCTCCGCCTTCGACGTGAAGATGGTGCTGCTCACGGTGGAGAAGGGCGAGCGCACCAACCTGGCGGTGCTGCGCGACATCCTCGCGGAGACGGCGCGGCGGGGCATCTGGGTGGTGCTCGACGAGAGCGCCTTCTTCAACATCACCGGCGAGGTGGAGCCGCTCACGCTGTTCGAGTTCCTGGCGCGCGAGCCGTACTCCCCCAACCTCGTGGTGCTCTACGGCCTGGTGAAGAACGCGGTGTGGCCGGACCTGGAGCTGACGCTGCTGTTGCCGGTGCCGGCGCCGCTGCGCGGCGACCTGGAGGTGGCGGCGGAGGTGACGTACTCGCGCATCAGCACGCTGGCGCAGTGGTTCTACGAGCGCACCTTCGCGGACCTCTTGTCCTTCCGCATCTCCTTCGCGGAGCCAGAGGCGCCCGGGCCGCGCGGCGCGCCGGTGACGACGCTGCCGCGCTCCGAGCGCATCCGGAGGCTCGAGCGCTACCCCGCCTTCGCGCCCAAGGTCTTCCAGGAGGACGACGCGGAGCTGGTGCGCCTGGACTATGGCGAGAACGAGGGGCCGCTGCCGCAGCCGCTCATCGAGGGGCTCGTCGCCGCCGCCGCCGCTCCGCGCGAGTCCGGCGCGCAGACGGGCCTGTCGGAGGCCGTGGCGGCCTTCCTGCTGGAGACGCGCGCGTCGCGCTACGTGCCGGAGGAGCTGGTCGTGGCCCCCGGCGTGTGGCCGCTCATCCACCACCTCGGCGTGGCGCTGCGCAAGCGACTGGGCCGCGCGCCCCGTGTCTTCGTCGCCACGCCCTGCTACGGCGTGCTGGCGCCCACCTTCGTCTCCGCCGGCTGCGAGGTGGAGCAGGGCCCGCTGGCACAGCTGCTGTCGCGACGGGGCCAGGGCGCGGGCGCGCCGGACGCCGTCGTCGTCTCGCAGCCGTCCAACCCCACGGGCGTCTACGTGGCGCGCGAGGAGCTGGTGGCGCTGGCCAGCTACGTGGTGGAGCAGCGGTGCCTGCTGGTGTCCGACGAAATCTTCGGGCTGGTCAACCTGACCAGCCCCACGGCGGAGACGGTGCACAGCCCGGTGACGTTGGAGGGCGCGGTGCCCGGCGTGGGCGCGCGCACGGTGGTGCTCGGGGGGCTGTCCAAGGAGTTCGCCGCCGGAGGGCTGCGCGTGGGCTGGCTCGCCACCCGCGACCGGGCGCTCGCCGCGGCGGTGCGCGAGGCGGGGCCCGGCGTGCTGCACCTGGTCACCGCGCGCGCGGCGGCCTACCTCTACGCGGCCTATGCTCGCGGGCCGGAGGGGCAGCTGCTCTATCCCTCGCGACACCGCGCGCTGCGCGCCTTCCTCACGAAGATGCGCCGCGAGCTGGCGGAGCTGCGGGAGCGCATCACGGAGGCCCTGCCGGGAGAGGGCCGCGCGGAGGTGGGCGACGTGGGCGGCCTCTTCGTCGCGCCCCGCGTGACGGCGTGGCTGGGGCGCGAGGTGGACGGCGAGACGCTCACCCCGGAGAACCTGCCGCGCGTGCTGTATGCCCACACGCACGTGGTGGTGAACGGCGGCCCCTGGTGCGGTGACCCGGAGCGCGTGCGCGCCGTCTTCTCCATCCCTCGCGAGAAGCTCCTGCAGGCGTGTGAGCGATTGAAGGCCTTCGGCGCGAAGCTGGGGCCCACGGGCGCGAAGGGCCCCTGA
- a CDS encoding serine protease, protein MRSVWAVVAAVGLSGCGGELVEHEQVAVVDSVGQEIVGGVEARPNSHPWIVSLQEYGSHFCGGSLIRVSANVEASDIVLTAAHCVYDGNSGLTATAGAHNLDSPPAGQVTVQAARTVYHPRYDPDTTLHDIAIVKLERPIRFSSTIQPILLPAAGAQVADGAEGTVAGWGLTREGGYDTSSILMQVGVPVVPHRTVAEAYAREGIDIDKAAMFGAGYTQGGKDSCQGDSGGPFVFKNGSGKYVQQGIVSFGVGCARAGLPGIYTRVSNYIGWIRTQVQTLSSVR, encoded by the coding sequence ATGCGTTCTGTCTGGGCAGTGGTGGCCGCGGTGGGGTTGTCGGGCTGTGGTGGCGAGCTGGTGGAGCACGAGCAGGTCGCCGTGGTGGACAGCGTGGGGCAGGAGATTGTCGGAGGCGTGGAGGCGCGCCCGAACTCCCACCCGTGGATTGTCAGCTTGCAGGAGTACGGGAGCCACTTCTGCGGGGGCTCGCTCATCCGGGTCTCGGCGAACGTGGAGGCGTCCGATATCGTCCTCACGGCCGCGCACTGCGTCTATGACGGCAACAGCGGACTCACCGCGACCGCGGGCGCGCACAACCTCGACAGCCCCCCCGCGGGACAGGTCACTGTTCAAGCCGCGCGGACCGTCTACCATCCCCGATACGACCCGGACACGACCCTCCACGACATCGCCATCGTCAAGCTCGAGCGGCCCATCCGGTTCTCGTCGACCATCCAACCCATCCTGCTGCCGGCCGCGGGAGCGCAGGTGGCGGACGGAGCGGAGGGGACGGTCGCGGGTTGGGGGCTGACGCGAGAGGGCGGCTACGACACCTCGTCCATCCTGATGCAGGTGGGCGTCCCCGTCGTGCCCCACCGCACGGTGGCCGAGGCGTACGCGCGTGAAGGCATCGACATCGACAAGGCGGCGATGTTCGGCGCTGGCTACACGCAGGGCGGCAAGGACTCGTGCCAGGGGGACAGCGGCGGCCCGTTCGTCTTCAAGAACGGCTCCGGCAAGTACGTCCAGCAGGGCATCGTGAGCTTCGGCGTGGGGTGCGCGCGGGCCGGGCTGCCCGGCATCTACACGCGTGTGTCCAACTACATCGGGTGGATCCGCACGCAGGTGCAGACCCTGAGCAGCGTGCGGTAG